One Nocardia sp. BMG111209 DNA segment encodes these proteins:
- a CDS encoding peroxiredoxin, producing MPLEVGTAAPDFTLKDQNNQEISLSGYRGEKNVLVVFYPLAFTGICQGELCKVRDELPKFQNDSAEILAISVGASPTHKIWAAEQGYTFPLLSDFWPHGAVAQAYGVFNEATGFANRGTFVVDKDGIIRFAEMNGPGEARDQAAWEKALAALDS from the coding sequence ATGCCGCTCGAAGTGGGCACGGCCGCGCCGGATTTCACGCTGAAGGATCAGAACAACCAGGAAATCAGCCTGTCCGGCTACCGGGGCGAGAAGAACGTCCTGGTGGTGTTCTACCCGCTCGCCTTCACCGGCATCTGCCAGGGTGAGCTGTGCAAGGTGCGCGACGAGCTGCCCAAGTTCCAGAACGACAGCGCCGAGATCCTGGCGATCTCGGTCGGCGCGTCGCCGACCCACAAGATCTGGGCCGCCGAACAGGGCTACACCTTCCCGTTGCTGTCCGACTTCTGGCCGCACGGCGCGGTCGCCCAGGCCTACGGCGTCTTCAACGAGGCCACCGGCTTCGCCAACCGCGGCACCTTCGTGGTCGACAAGGACGGCATCATCCGCTTCGCGGAGATGAACGGCCCCGGCGAGGCCCGTGACCAGGCGGCTTGGGAGAAGGCGCTCGCTGCGTTAGATTCGTAA
- a CDS encoding DUF3052 domain-containing protein, translating to MVAAADAQNYAQKLGISHGMSVQELGWDEDTDDALRAEVEEEIGSDLLDEETDEVVDVALLWWRDGDGDLVDALMDAIGPLADDGVVWVLTPKTGQSGHVDPSEIAESAPTAGLTSTTPVSLGSWTGTKLMQPKTPSKQR from the coding sequence GTGGTCGCCGCGGCGGACGCGCAGAACTACGCTCAGAAGCTTGGCATCTCACACGGCATGTCGGTCCAGGAATTGGGCTGGGACGAGGACACCGACGACGCCCTCCGAGCGGAGGTCGAAGAGGAAATCGGCTCCGACCTGCTGGACGAGGAGACCGATGAGGTCGTCGACGTCGCCCTGCTCTGGTGGCGTGACGGCGACGGTGATCTGGTCGACGCACTCATGGATGCCATCGGACCGCTGGCCGACGACGGCGTGGTCTGGGTGCTCACACCCAAGACCGGCCAGTCAGGACATGTGGATCCCAGTGAGATCGCCGAATCCGCACCCACCGCGGGCCTGACGTCGACCACTCCGGTGAGTCTCGGGTCCTGGACCGGCACCAAACTGATGCAGCCCAAGACGCCCTCGAAGCAGCGCTGA